In the Acetobacteroides hydrogenigenes genome, GGCCCATCACGATGTTCATTTCGCTACCGTTGGCAGTAAGATATTCGGCCTGCCCCATCGGATTACAGCTAATTCCCACAGCTCCATCGCCAAGGAATTCGCTCTTTGGTAGTTTCCCAATTTTACAATCGATAGAAAGCACCTCAAAATCGTTCGAAAGAAACTCCTTTACTACCGCAGCCTCTTTTGACACAGCCATGCAGTGGGCCAATCCTATCTTCTTGTAGCCCGATTTTAGTGCAAAGTTACGTATCTCAACCAGCCTGCTTGCGCCACGCTCAAGCGCCTCCTCTGCAAGCCTCATCACCTTTAGTTCATCCACGTTGTACAATTCTCTAGACATCTTATTATTATAATTAGTCTGCGCAAAAGTAGCACTCAATGCATCAAAATCGAGCCCACAACCTCAATATTTACAATTGTGGTACATTTATTGATAGAAAATAACACCATTAACAGACGAAATTCGTTTTAATACAACAACCATTAGTCGAATAAAAAACAACAAAAATGAAGAGAATACTAATTGTACTATTCGTCACCTTTAGCCTTGGAGCATTCGCTCAAGAACAAGAAATTAAGCAACGCTTCATCGAAGTAGTAGGCAACTCGAAGATGGAGGTAGCTCCTGACATCGCCTACTTCTCGCTGCTACTAGTCGATAATCCCAAAGAAAACATCAACGTCGAAAAGCAGGAGGTTGAGATTTCCAAGATTCTAAAGAAGTACGGCGTCCCCTCCGAAAACCTCACCATCGATAAGCTAAGCGGCATTCGCCAAAAAGTGAGCTTCTGGGGCACCAAAGATGTGGTAAACCGCAAGTCGTACCTCCTAAAACTTACCAATCTGGCCGTATCGGATAAGATCATCGAAGAGCTATCGGCCTTAAAAATAACCTCCATCAGTTTGTACAAGGTGGAGAATAGCCAAATAGAAACCCACAAGCTAACCGCCTGCGAGCTGGCCTCGAAGAACGCCAAGGAGAAGGCTGCATCCTTCTGCAAGGGAATGGGAGTTGCTGCCCTGGCCCCCCTAGCCATTTACGAGCAGAACCTTTTTGTTTCGGGCGAAGAGAACGAGTACCAGCCCCGCCTGTACATGGCCAAGGCGATGGAAGATAGCGCCGTTGGCGGAGAGCAGGAAGAGCCCCAGCAGGCATTTAAGAACATCGTTATTAAGTGTACGGTAAGAGCCAAAATTGAGATAAAATAGAAATTGACCTTAACTAGTCACAGAAAGAAGCATTCATACAGATGCTTCTTTTTTTTATTCCTGTCATATTTATATAAATAAACCTTCAAGCAATCTTGCCGTGCTATTTTAGATTGAGTCTCATTAACATCTCTGTTGCGATGCACTATTACAGTTTATATAATACTATTATTTTGAGCCTAATCCCACTTGACAGATTGGTTAACACAACAACTCCTTTGCTAGACAAAACCAGACAAGTAACAGTTACACCATTAAAATACAACCGATTTAAACTAAAAGCGATGTACTACAATATGTCTTTCTGCAGCATATCAATTACTGTAGTATTGAAATTTGCCAATATTTTATCGCTACAGAATATGTACAACCAGTTCAGAAGGGCCGAATAAGGGTACAAAAAAGCCCCCGATCAACAG is a window encoding:
- a CDS encoding DUF1847 domain-containing protein codes for the protein MSRELYNVDELKVMRLAEEALERGASRLVEIRNFALKSGYKKIGLAHCMAVSKEAAVVKEFLSNDFEVLSIDCKIGKLPKSEFLGDGAVGISCNPMGQAEYLTANGSEMNIVMGLCVGHDMVFGMNSKVPTTTLLVKDRVHKHNPLEGIKNIGEKAL
- a CDS encoding SIMPL domain-containing protein, with the protein product MKRILIVLFVTFSLGAFAQEQEIKQRFIEVVGNSKMEVAPDIAYFSLLLVDNPKENINVEKQEVEISKILKKYGVPSENLTIDKLSGIRQKVSFWGTKDVVNRKSYLLKLTNLAVSDKIIEELSALKITSISLYKVENSQIETHKLTACELASKNAKEKAASFCKGMGVAALAPLAIYEQNLFVSGEENEYQPRLYMAKAMEDSAVGGEQEEPQQAFKNIVIKCTVRAKIEIK